Proteins encoded together in one Felis catus isolate Fca126 chromosome B3, F.catus_Fca126_mat1.0, whole genome shotgun sequence window:
- the LOC109501215 gene encoding small vasohibin-binding protein-like has product MDPPMCKENSKVKQPVSKVEKAKQKSAQRELKQRQRAEIYDLNRVMTEPEQQEFNEFCKQMQPSGE; this is encoded by the coding sequence ATGGATCCACCTATGTGTAAAGAAAATTCCAAAGTTAAACAACCTGTCAGCAAAGTTGAGAAGGCCAAGCAGAAATCAGCCCAGCGGGAGCTGAAGCAAAGACAAAGAGCAGAGATCTATGACCTCAACAGAGTCATGACAGAACCTGAGCAGCAAGAGTTCAATGAGTTCTGTAAACAGATGCAGCCGTCTGGAGAGTGA